CATCGCCGAGGGGATCGCCCGGCTCGGCGACCGGGTCTACCTGGTGGCTGCGGTCGGCGCCGACTCGGCCGGACGTGAGCTGCTGGCCCGCACCGCGGAGGCCGGTGTCTTCGTCGATCACGTGCACACCAGCGCTCATCCCACTGGCAGCTACCTGGCCGCGCTGGACGACGTGGGTGAACTGATCATTGGAATGGCCGACTTCGCCGCCACCGATGCCCTCGATCCGGCGGCGCTGAGCCGCTCCCAGGACCTGGTCTCGCGCAGCGACGTCGTCGTGCTGGACGGCAACCTGCCGGCTGCTGTGCTGGAGTGGGCGCTGGCCGTCACGGCCGGTTTCGGGGTGCGGACGGTGGTCGAGCCGGTGAGCGTGGCCAAGGCGGCTCGGCTGGCCGCGTTGCTGTCGCCACTGCGCCCGGTGTTCACGATCACGCCCAATGTCGACGAGTTGGCCGCCCTGGTCGACCACCCGGTGGCCGACGACCCCGACGAGCTGGTCGCCGCTGCCGGTGAACTCCACCAGCGTGGGGTGGCCTACGTGTGGGTGAGCCGCGGCGCGGCGGGCAGCATGCTGATCGGAGCCGATCGGGTGGTCGCGCTGGACGCCGAGACCGTCGACGTGGTGGACGTCACCGGCGCCGGAGATGCCATGACCGCCGGCTACGTCCACGCTCTCTTGGCCGGGGAACCGGCCGACGTCGCGGCCCGTTGGGGCCACCTGGCCGCCGCTCTGACCCTGGCCAGTTCACAGACCGTACGACCAGACCTGGGCGTCGCATTCGCGGCGCGCCTGCACGCAGAAGGAGTTCACCGATGACCGCAGAGCTGTTCACCTTTACCGAGGAGGTTCGTGAGGCGCTGGCCACCGGACGTCCGGTCGTGGCGCTGGAGTCGACCATCATCAGCCACGGCATGCCCTACCCGCGCAACGTGCAGACCGCCCGCGAGGTCGAGCAGATCATTCGGGACGGCGGCGCCGTGCCGGCCACCATCGCCATCCTGGACGGCGTGCCGCGGATCGGCCTGAGCGATGCCGAGCTGGATCTGCTGGGTTCCGACGGTGGCGTCCGCAAGGTCAGCATCCGCGATCTGCCGTTCGTGGTGGCCACCAAGGCGCACGGTGCCACCACGGTGGCCTCGACCATGCGGCTGGCCGCGCTGGCCGGGATCCGGGTGTTCGTGACCGGCGGCCTGGGTGGCGTCCATCGCGGCGCCGAGTCGAGCATGGACGTCTCGGCCGACCTCACCGAGCTCAGCCTCACCGATGTGGCCGTGGTCAGCGCCGGCGTGAAGTCGCTGCTCGACATCGGCCGCACCCTGGAGGTGCTGGAGACCCTCGGCGTCCCGGTGATCAGCGTCGGCTCCGACGACTTCCCGTCCTTCTACTCCCGGACCAGCGGCTTCCGTTCGCCGCTGCGCCTGGACGATGCCGCGACCATCGCGGCGGCCATGAAGGCCAAGTGGGACCTCGGCTTGGCCGGTGGCCTGGTGATCGCCAACCCGATCCCGGAGGCCGACGAGATCCCGGCCGATCAGATCGGCGCGCTGATCGAGCAGGCCGTGGCCGAGGCTGATCAGCGCGGCATCACCGGTGCCGCGATCACCCCGTTCCTGCTGGGCCGGATCGTCGAGCTTTCCGATGGCGATTCGCTGCGGGCCAACATCGCCCTGGTGAAGAACAACGCCAAGCTGGGTGCAGCGGTCGCGGTGGCCTACTCGGCCAACTGAGCCCTCCTGGGTGGCCTATGGTTGCCGCGTGCACAAGCTGACCGTGGCCCAGGGCGCTGCCATGAGCGCCGGCGCGGTGCTCGGTGCGGGGATCATCTCGCTGCCGGCCATGGCGGCCGCCGTGGCCGGGCCGGCCTCGATTCTGGCCTGGTTGGCCCTGGTCGTGATCTCGGCTCCGCTGGCGTGGCTGTTCGCCGAACTGGGAGCCCGGTTCCCGGACGCCGGCGGGGTATCCAGCTACGTCCGGCAGGCTTTCGGGGGAGCGGCGGCGGACGCTGTGGGCTGGGTCTTCTACCTGGCCGTGCCGGTCGGAGCGCCGGTGGCGGCATCGTTCGCCGGCGGCTACCTGGCTGATGCGCTGGGCGGGGGCCGGCTGACCAGCCTGGCCACCTTCGGAGTGATCATCACCGTGGTCTTCATCCTGAACTGGCTGGGCCTGCACGTCTCCGGACGGGTCCAGCTGGTCATGGTCAGTGTGCTGGTCTCGCTGATGGTGATCACGGTGCTGGTGGCGTTGCCGCATGCGCAGCCGTCCAACTTCGTGCCGTTCGCCCCGCAGGGTTGGCCGGCGGTCGGAGTCGCGGCCGCGATGTTGGTCTGGGCCTTCGCCGGCTGGGAGGCGGTCTCCTCGCTCTCGCCGGACTATGCCAACCCGCGCCGGGACGTCCCCAAGGCCACCATGTTGGCGGTGGCCGTGGTCGGCGTCCTCTACCTGGCCGTGGCCGGAACGAACATCGCCGTGCTCGGGCCGAAGCTGGGTGCCAGTCAGGCTCCGCTGGCCGACCTGCTCGCGGTCGGAATCGGCGAGCCGGCCCGGCTGATCACCGCCATCGTGGCCCTGCTGCTGACCCTGGGCACAGTGAACGCCTACGTGGCCGGAGCCACCCGACTGGGCACGTCCCTGGCCGCCGAGGGTGCCCTGCCGCGCTGGCTGACCGGCACCGATCATCGCTCGCTCACCTTCGTGGTGGTCTCGGCCATCGTGGTGGCGTTGCTGCCGCTGGACCAGCACACGTTCATGCTGATGGTCAGCGGCGGGATCACCCTGGTCTACGTGCTCGGCACCGCGGCGGCCCTGAAGCTGCTCTCGGGTGTCTTCGCCAAGTCGGTGGCCGTGTTCTCGCTGATCAGCGTGTGCGTCCTGCTGTGGCTGACCGGATGGCCGGCTCTGCTCGGCCTGGCCGTGGCCGGTGCCGCCCTGGGCTATCGCGCCTGGCGGCGGCGGGGGTCACTTCCAGCGGGTGAGGATGCTCTCCCGATTGAACAGGCGGACGCCGAGGCGTAGCAGCACCACATCGATCGCAGCCACCACGGCGGCGGCGATCCAGAAGACCACCCCGCTGAGCTGAACCACTCCGCTCAGCGTGCAGATCAGCAGCAGGACCAGCGGGAGCACCACCAGGCCGCCGACCTGCTGGGCCGCCGCCGGATCGGTGGCGCGGCTGCTGACGATGATCGAGGCACTCACCGCGAGGACCGTCAGCAGTGGGGCCAGCACCAACAGAGCCACCAGCCACATCGGGTCGATGAAAATGGTGAACACCCGATCACTGACCGAGAAGATCCGCGCGCCGATCAGGAAGATCAGGTAGCCGGCCCAGGCCGTGGCGATCCCGGGGACGGCCGCAGCCGCGCCCTTGGCCACCAGGAGCTGGGTCGTGCTGATCGGGGTGGCCAGCAGCGGTTCGAGGGATCGGGTCAGCTTCTCTCCGACGATGCTGTTGGTGGCGATGGTCACCGGGACCATGGCCGGCATCATCAAGAAGAGCACCAGCATGTTGGAGGCCATCACCGCCTGCATGGCCTCCACCGGCCCCATCCCGTCGAAGCGTGGGTTGTTCAGCAGGTAGCCGATCTCAGCGAAGTCGGACTGGCTGATCCCGAGGTTGGCCATCACGGCGAGCATCACGATCGGAATGGCAGTGATCACCAGCGGCACGATCAGCACCACGGCTAGGACGGTCCGGTTTCGGACGACCCCGGCCCACTCCTTGGCCACGATGGTGGAGATGGCGCTCATCGGACGCCCTCCTGTGCGGCGCCGTCCCTGATCAGGCTGAGATAGACGTCCTCGAGGGAGTGATGAACCTCGGTCACGGCCTCGATCCGGGCGCCGCAGCCGACCAGTGCCCGGACGATCTCCGGGTTCTCCGCATGGGGCTGCCGGACCGTGAAGATCAGCTGGACGCCGTTCTGCTCGTCGCCGGCCACCACGGTGGCGGGCTCGATCCCCGGCAGCAGTTCGGCGAGCCGCTGCGGGTCGAGGACCGGACTGTCCGGAGCGAGCTGGACGACGGTCTGGCGACCGAAGAGTTGCCGACGCAGGGCGTCGGGGGAGTCGACGGCGATCAGGCGCTGCTGGAAGACGCCGACCCGATCACACAGGCGCTCGGCCTCGTCCAGGTTGTGGGTGCACAAGAAGATCGTCCGCCCTTGTCCGCGCAGCGTCTCGACGAAGTCGCAGACGTTCTTGGACGCTTCGGGATCCAGCCCTGAGGTCGGCTCGTCGAGGAACACCACGGCCGGTTCGTGAACCAGGGCCCTGGCGATTGCCAGCTTCTGCTTCATCCCCTTGGAGAAGGTCCCGGCCGGATCGTCGCGGCGCTCCCACAGCCCGAGCAGGCGCAGGTACTTCTCCACCTGGCCGGCCGGATCGGCGCAGCCGTAGAGCTCGGCGAAGATCCGCAGGTTGTGTTCGGCGCTGAGGCGCTCGTAGAGCCCCGGCGACTCGGTGAGGATCCCGATCCGGGCGCGGATCTCGGCGTCCCTCCCAGCCCCGATCT
The nucleotide sequence above comes from Propionicimonas paludicola. Encoded proteins:
- a CDS encoding carbohydrate kinase family protein; protein product: MSLTPREREVLALLRSQPSLDAAGLAALLGTSKGAVAVVLSSLSAKGEIVGRGYLLRDHASAAVIGGAAWDIKARSRAAARLHTSNPSTVVQTPGGVGRNIAEGIARLGDRVYLVAAVGADSAGRELLARTAEAGVFVDHVHTSAHPTGSYLAALDDVGELIIGMADFAATDALDPAALSRSQDLVSRSDVVVLDGNLPAAVLEWALAVTAGFGVRTVVEPVSVAKAARLAALLSPLRPVFTITPNVDELAALVDHPVADDPDELVAAAGELHQRGVAYVWVSRGAAGSMLIGADRVVALDAETVDVVDVTGAGDAMTAGYVHALLAGEPADVAARWGHLAAALTLASSQTVRPDLGVAFAARLHAEGVHR
- a CDS encoding ABC transporter permease subunit, with translation MSAISTIVAKEWAGVVRNRTVLAVVLIVPLVITAIPIVMLAVMANLGISQSDFAEIGYLLNNPRFDGMGPVEAMQAVMASNMLVLFLMMPAMVPVTIATNSIVGEKLTRSLEPLLATPISTTQLLVAKGAAAAVPGIATAWAGYLIFLIGARIFSVSDRVFTIFIDPMWLVALLVLAPLLTVLAVSASIIVSSRATDPAAAQQVGGLVVLPLVLLLICTLSGVVQLSGVVFWIAAAVVAAIDVVLLRLGVRLFNRESILTRWK
- a CDS encoding ABC transporter ATP-binding protein, which encodes MIAAEGLTKVFGGREQEFLAVDALDLEVDEGEVFGFLGPNGAGKTTTVRMLATLVGASSGRAWVNGIQIGAGRDAEIRARIGILTESPGLYERLSAEHNLRIFAELYGCADPAGQVEKYLRLLGLWERRDDPAGTFSKGMKQKLAIARALVHEPAVVFLDEPTSGLDPEASKNVCDFVETLRGQGRTIFLCTHNLDEAERLCDRVGVFQQRLIAVDSPDALRRQLFGRQTVVQLAPDSPVLDPQRLAELLPGIEPATVVAGDEQNGVQLIFTVRQPHAENPEIVRALVGCGARIEAVTEVHHSLEDVYLSLIRDGAAQEGVR
- a CDS encoding APC family permease; its protein translation is MHKLTVAQGAAMSAGAVLGAGIISLPAMAAAVAGPASILAWLALVVISAPLAWLFAELGARFPDAGGVSSYVRQAFGGAAADAVGWVFYLAVPVGAPVAASFAGGYLADALGGGRLTSLATFGVIITVVFILNWLGLHVSGRVQLVMVSVLVSLMVITVLVALPHAQPSNFVPFAPQGWPAVGVAAAMLVWAFAGWEAVSSLSPDYANPRRDVPKATMLAVAVVGVLYLAVAGTNIAVLGPKLGASQAPLADLLAVGIGEPARLITAIVALLLTLGTVNAYVAGATRLGTSLAAEGALPRWLTGTDHRSLTFVVVSAIVVALLPLDQHTFMLMVSGGITLVYVLGTAAALKLLSGVFAKSVAVFSLISVCVLLWLTGWPALLGLAVAGAALGYRAWRRRGSLPAGEDALPIEQADAEA
- a CDS encoding pseudouridine-5'-phosphate glycosidase, whose amino-acid sequence is MTAELFTFTEEVREALATGRPVVALESTIISHGMPYPRNVQTAREVEQIIRDGGAVPATIAILDGVPRIGLSDAELDLLGSDGGVRKVSIRDLPFVVATKAHGATTVASTMRLAALAGIRVFVTGGLGGVHRGAESSMDVSADLTELSLTDVAVVSAGVKSLLDIGRTLEVLETLGVPVISVGSDDFPSFYSRTSGFRSPLRLDDAATIAAAMKAKWDLGLAGGLVIANPIPEADEIPADQIGALIEQAVAEADQRGITGAAITPFLLGRIVELSDGDSLRANIALVKNNAKLGAAVAVAYSAN